One genomic window of Halolamina sediminis includes the following:
- a CDS encoding DUF4112 domain-containing protein: MSDEVAAAFDGIDPADVPESVDRGALERMRTVAMVLDESIEIPVIEYRIGVDPLLSMIPGVGDALSAGISLYIVIESARLGVSFTTLLGMLARITVDVAGGSIPFVGPVFDAVFKANTWNVEAAMDDLFGENRDEEEDDAVTIPVTTPE, from the coding sequence ATGAGTGACGAGGTCGCGGCGGCGTTCGACGGTATCGACCCAGCCGACGTGCCCGAATCGGTCGACCGTGGGGCGCTGGAGCGGATGCGCACCGTCGCGATGGTGCTCGACGAGTCGATCGAGATCCCGGTGATCGAGTACCGGATCGGCGTCGACCCGCTGCTCTCGATGATCCCCGGGGTCGGCGACGCGCTCAGCGCCGGCATCTCGCTGTACATCGTGATCGAGTCGGCCCGGCTGGGCGTCTCCTTCACCACGCTGCTGGGCATGCTCGCCCGGATCACCGTCGACGTCGCCGGCGGTTCGATCCCGTTCGTCGGGCCCGTCTTCGACGCGGTGTTCAAAGCGAACACGTGGAACGTCGAGGCTGCGATGGACGACCTGTTCGGCGAGAACCGCGACGAGGAGGAGGACGACGCGGTGACGATCCCGGTCACGACGCCGGAGTAG